From Humibacter ginsenosidimutans, a single genomic window includes:
- a CDS encoding aldehyde dehydrogenase family protein — translation MLHLPPASGVPASRYSGGGTTTLRDPSTGEAFHDLPLAGLTETDAAIERAHAAFASWREVAPGERARLLRSFAAQVDAHLDELAALEVLNSGHTVGNALWEAGNVRDVLNYYSAAPERHFGRQIPVAGGLDVTFHEPLGVVGVIVPWNFPMPIAGWGFAPALAAGNTVVLKPAELTPLTAMRIAELALEAGIPEGVFTVLPGRGSVVGERFVTHPLVRKVCFTGSTEVGKGIMRGCAAQVKRVTLELGGKSANIVFADADLDAAAAAAPAGVFDNAGQDCCARSRILVERSAYDRFMELLEPAVRDFRVIDPALSDAQMGPLISAGQQARVQSYVDVADVAFAGSAPATSGGFWCPPTVVVPRGPSDPVWREEIFGPVVAVVPFDDEADAIAKANDSDFGLSGSIFTRDVGRALRVARGVDSGNLSVNSHSSVRYWTPFGGFKQSGLGRELGPDAPDAFSEVKNVFIAAD, via the coding sequence ATGCTGCACCTGCCGCCGGCATCCGGGGTTCCCGCCTCGCGGTACTCGGGCGGCGGCACCACCACACTGCGCGACCCGTCGACGGGCGAGGCGTTCCACGATCTCCCGCTCGCGGGCCTGACGGAGACGGATGCCGCCATCGAGCGCGCCCACGCAGCCTTCGCCTCCTGGCGCGAGGTCGCCCCGGGCGAGAGGGCACGTCTGCTCCGCTCCTTCGCGGCGCAGGTCGACGCCCACCTCGACGAGCTCGCGGCGCTGGAGGTGCTCAACTCGGGCCACACCGTCGGCAACGCCCTCTGGGAGGCGGGCAACGTTCGCGACGTGCTCAACTACTACTCCGCGGCGCCCGAGCGGCACTTCGGCAGGCAGATCCCGGTGGCGGGCGGACTCGATGTGACGTTCCACGAGCCGCTCGGCGTCGTCGGCGTCATCGTGCCGTGGAACTTTCCCATGCCGATCGCCGGGTGGGGATTCGCGCCGGCGCTCGCGGCCGGCAACACGGTCGTGCTCAAGCCGGCGGAGCTCACGCCGCTGACCGCGATGCGCATCGCCGAGCTCGCGCTCGAGGCGGGAATCCCCGAGGGCGTGTTCACCGTGCTGCCGGGCCGCGGCTCGGTGGTGGGTGAGCGTTTCGTGACGCATCCTCTGGTGCGCAAGGTGTGCTTCACCGGTTCGACCGAGGTGGGCAAGGGCATCATGCGCGGCTGCGCGGCCCAGGTGAAGCGGGTCACGCTCGAGCTCGGCGGCAAGAGCGCGAACATCGTGTTCGCCGACGCAGACCTCGACGCTGCGGCGGCTGCGGCGCCCGCCGGGGTGTTCGACAACGCGGGGCAGGACTGCTGCGCGCGCTCGCGCATCCTCGTCGAGCGCAGCGCGTATGACCGGTTCATGGAGCTGCTCGAGCCCGCCGTGCGCGACTTCCGCGTGATCGACCCTGCGCTGTCCGACGCGCAGATGGGGCCGCTCATCTCCGCCGGCCAGCAGGCGCGCGTGCAGTCGTATGTGGATGTCGCCGACGTCGCGTTCGCCGGGTCGGCACCTGCGACGAGCGGGGGATTCTGGTGCCCGCCGACCGTTGTGGTGCCGCGCGGGCCATCCGACCCGGTCTGGCGCGAGGAGATCTTCGGCCCGGTCGTGGCCGTCGTGCCGTTCGACGACGAGGCTGATGCCATCGCCAAGGCCAACGACAGCGACTTCGGCCTCAGCGGGTCCATCTTCACCCGCGACGTCGGCCGCGCGCTCCGCGTCGCCCGCGGCGTGGACAGCGGCAACCTGTCGGTCAACTCGCACTCGTCGGTGCGCTACTGGACGCCGTTCGGCGGCTTCAAGCAGTCCGGCCTCGGCCGCGAGCTCGGGCCGGACGCCCCCGACGCCTTCAGCGAGGTGAAGAACGTGTTCATCGCCGCCGACTGA